A window of the Cystobacter fuscus genome harbors these coding sequences:
- a CDS encoding ABC transporter substrate-binding protein: MRALWMTGVLSVLASGCSFISAAGLDECETSADCGSDRVCTPEKLCLPLPLGCGTVYGSQSPDAIPIGGLFPVHSGTGVGAPIDESDEQALNAAVLAVEQINQRSSGGKQFALYYCDTGNDVARAQRQAEWLVKEKKVPAMITAGSSQTLQVAQAVSIAANVVTMSYSATSPEVTDLPDKNGGPVGFVWRTSSSDAIQGSVIANLVRNDARFGAPKKVGILYVNDPYGQGLFNIVSERLDVAPKVENEGDSYTRQGDVKAALDTLNQFDPDLTVLVGFASDVTNILTEAATRPNLQRSVHKWLFSDSVKDVAVLANGTASAQAQGFYGTAPAQGTGQAFRAFQSSFKDRFNKDPSAYAYTSNAYDAMYLLALGAAYSQGTSGAVTGPKLAEGLTKVSSATNNPVQLTSSSFTSLAAELAAGRSVNVDGASGALDFNNDTGEAPSPVELWQVSGNNFLTIETIPAPKTTP, encoded by the coding sequence ATGCGCGCACTATGGATGACGGGAGTGTTGTCGGTGCTGGCCAGCGGGTGCAGCTTCATCTCGGCGGCGGGGCTCGACGAGTGCGAGACGAGCGCGGACTGTGGCAGCGACCGGGTCTGCACCCCCGAGAAGCTGTGCCTGCCGCTGCCCCTGGGCTGCGGCACCGTGTATGGCTCCCAGAGCCCGGACGCCATCCCCATCGGGGGCCTGTTCCCCGTGCATTCCGGCACGGGCGTGGGCGCGCCCATCGACGAGTCGGATGAGCAGGCGCTCAACGCCGCGGTGCTGGCGGTGGAGCAGATCAACCAGCGAAGCTCTGGCGGCAAGCAGTTCGCCCTGTACTACTGCGACACGGGCAACGACGTGGCGCGTGCCCAGCGGCAGGCCGAGTGGCTGGTGAAGGAGAAGAAGGTGCCGGCGATGATCACCGCGGGCAGCAGCCAGACGCTCCAGGTGGCCCAGGCGGTGAGCATCGCCGCGAACGTGGTCACCATGAGCTACAGCGCCACCTCGCCCGAGGTGACCGACCTGCCGGACAAGAACGGCGGGCCGGTGGGGTTCGTGTGGCGCACCTCGTCCTCGGACGCCATCCAGGGCAGCGTCATCGCGAACCTGGTGCGCAACGACGCCCGCTTCGGCGCCCCCAAGAAGGTGGGCATCCTCTACGTGAACGATCCCTATGGGCAGGGGCTCTTCAACATCGTCTCCGAGCGCCTCGACGTGGCCCCGAAGGTGGAAAACGAAGGGGACTCGTATACGCGCCAGGGAGACGTCAAGGCCGCGCTGGACACGCTCAACCAGTTCGATCCGGATCTCACCGTGCTGGTGGGTTTCGCCAGCGACGTCACCAACATCCTCACCGAGGCCGCCACCCGGCCCAACCTCCAGCGCAGCGTGCACAAGTGGCTGTTCTCCGACAGCGTGAAGGACGTGGCCGTGCTGGCCAATGGCACGGCGTCCGCCCAGGCGCAGGGCTTCTATGGCACGGCGCCCGCCCAGGGCACGGGGCAGGCCTTCCGCGCCTTCCAGAGCAGCTTCAAGGACCGCTTCAACAAGGACCCGAGCGCCTACGCCTATACCTCCAATGCGTATGACGCCATGTACCTGCTGGCCCTGGGCGCCGCCTACTCCCAGGGCACCAGCGGCGCCGTGACGGGCCCGAAGCTGGCCGAGGGCCTGACGAAGGTCTCGTCCGCGACGAACAACCCCGTCCAGCTCACCAGCAGCAGCTTCACGAGTCTCGCCGCGGAGCTCGCCGCGGGCCGGAGCGTCAACGTGGATGGAGCCAGCGGCGCCCTGGACTTCAACAACGACACGGGCGAGGCCCCCTCCCCCGTGGAGCTGTGGCAGGTGAGCGGCAACAACTTCCTGACCATCGAGACCATCCCGGCGCCCAAGACCACGCCGTGA
- a CDS encoding DUF5335 family protein, translating into MGYTAEIPRRSWFAYFELLSERASSHPLRLEVEDRQGASWRMEQALPLVGIDVESREQGTLEVTVGTLRREFTHHVSDPEHVHLLMDDEGNLQCIRIEDRDGVRSLLYFEGEEPVPAWFHAGADEAASWA; encoded by the coding sequence ATGGGCTATACGGCGGAGATTCCCAGGCGGAGCTGGTTCGCCTACTTCGAGCTGTTGAGCGAGCGGGCATCGAGCCATCCCCTCCGGCTGGAGGTGGAGGACAGGCAGGGGGCGTCGTGGCGGATGGAGCAGGCGCTGCCGCTGGTGGGCATCGACGTGGAGTCGCGGGAGCAGGGGACCCTGGAGGTGACGGTGGGCACGTTGCGGCGGGAGTTCACCCACCACGTCAGTGACCCGGAGCACGTGCACCTGCTCATGGACGACGAGGGCAACCTCCAGTGCATCCGCATCGAGGACCGGGACGGGGTCCGGAGCCTGCTCTACTTCGAGGGCGAGGAACCGGTGCCGGCCTGGTTCCACGCGGGCGCGGACGAGGCGGCGTCCTGGGCGTAG
- a CDS encoding SLC13 family permease, with protein sequence MTIAIVLGAVLVALVLFSLEAIPIEVTSLSIVCLLALTGVLTPEQAFAGFSNDTVVFIFTLLAMTQGLASTGVVLLVGQRLSFFARFGHQTFVLAMMGAVAVFSSFVSNTVTTAAFLPVAIGAAHRARVPKSKVLLPMAYASMLGGMVLLYGTSTNLVVSAALPRLGLAPLGVTELAPVGLPLAVVGILLVVLLGPLLLPAREGEGSSADWNLRDYLTEAMLPSDSPYLGQSLADITTGLGLRVIGLSRAGQSLPALPAYQLVGDERLIIEGKREDILRVKDLKGIELRPDVRLSDTELRPQDSILVEATVSPDSPLVGHSLKETHFLERYGLVALALHRRPVIQRLTKLQLLGRRVGGHSLSTLELSAGDVLMLWGARERVKELTDGAQLLVLGDVEYQPPRHAKALLAVSLFLGALVLGSLEVVPLAVAGLAGMLAMIATGCVDAGRAFRVDWRVVLLIGCMMALGVAMETSGAGRFLGEHAARLGAYGGPRLVMLVMMVLTIVLSAPMSNQAAALVVLPVAVSAAAKLGVDPRPFAMGVTLAASCSFITPLEPSCVLVYGPGHYRFTDFFRLGTPLTAVLLALLVVLVPMRWPFQGKGTPAAAVRATGPRGVEPEAPGAAPAEGSPGLNRR encoded by the coding sequence ATGACCATCGCCATCGTCCTGGGTGCCGTGCTGGTGGCCCTCGTGTTGTTCTCCCTGGAGGCGATTCCCATCGAGGTGACGTCGCTGTCCATCGTGTGTCTGCTGGCGCTCACGGGAGTCCTGACGCCCGAGCAGGCCTTCGCGGGCTTCAGCAACGACACCGTGGTCTTCATCTTCACCCTGCTGGCGATGACGCAGGGGCTGGCGAGCACGGGGGTGGTGCTGCTGGTGGGGCAGCGGCTGTCCTTCTTCGCGCGCTTTGGCCACCAGACGTTCGTGCTGGCGATGATGGGGGCGGTGGCGGTGTTCTCCTCCTTCGTGTCCAACACGGTGACGACGGCGGCCTTCCTGCCGGTGGCCATCGGGGCGGCGCATCGCGCCAGGGTGCCCAAGAGCAAGGTGCTGCTGCCCATGGCCTATGCCTCCATGCTGGGGGGCATGGTGTTGCTCTACGGCACCTCCACCAACCTGGTGGTCTCCGCGGCCCTGCCCCGCCTGGGGCTCGCGCCGCTCGGGGTGACGGAGCTGGCGCCCGTGGGCCTGCCGCTGGCGGTGGTCGGCATCCTGCTCGTGGTGCTGCTGGGGCCGCTGCTCCTGCCGGCGCGCGAGGGCGAGGGCTCCTCGGCGGACTGGAACCTGCGCGACTACCTCACCGAGGCGATGCTGCCCTCGGACTCCCCCTACCTGGGCCAGAGCCTGGCGGACATCACCACGGGGCTCGGGCTGCGCGTCATCGGGCTCAGCCGCGCGGGACAGTCGCTGCCGGCGCTCCCGGCCTACCAGCTCGTGGGCGACGAGCGGCTCATCATCGAGGGCAAGCGCGAGGACATCCTCCGGGTGAAGGACCTGAAGGGCATCGAGCTGCGGCCGGACGTGAGGCTGTCGGACACGGAGCTGCGCCCCCAGGACAGCATCCTGGTGGAGGCGACGGTGTCCCCGGACAGCCCGCTCGTGGGCCACAGCCTCAAGGAGACGCACTTCCTCGAGCGCTATGGCCTGGTGGCGCTGGCGCTGCACCGCCGGCCCGTCATCCAGCGGCTCACCAAGTTGCAGTTGCTGGGCCGGCGCGTGGGCGGGCACTCGTTGTCCACCCTGGAGCTGTCGGCGGGGGACGTGCTGATGCTGTGGGGGGCGCGCGAGCGGGTGAAGGAGCTGACGGACGGCGCCCAGCTGCTCGTGCTGGGGGACGTGGAGTACCAGCCGCCCCGCCATGCCAAGGCCCTCCTGGCCGTGTCGCTGTTCCTCGGGGCGCTGGTGCTGGGCTCGCTCGAGGTGGTGCCGCTGGCGGTGGCGGGCCTCGCCGGGATGTTGGCGATGATCGCCACCGGGTGCGTGGACGCGGGCCGGGCCTTCCGGGTGGACTGGCGGGTGGTGCTGCTCATCGGCTGCATGATGGCGCTGGGCGTGGCCATGGAGACGAGCGGGGCGGGGCGCTTCCTCGGCGAGCACGCGGCGCGGCTCGGGGCCTATGGGGGCCCGCGCCTGGTGATGCTCGTGATGATGGTGCTCACCATCGTGCTGTCGGCCCCCATGAGCAACCAGGCCGCGGCCCTGGTGGTGCTGCCGGTGGCCGTGAGCGCCGCGGCGAAGCTGGGGGTGGATCCCCGGCCCTTCGCCATGGGGGTGACGCTCGCGGCGAGCTGCTCCTTCATCACCCCGCTCGAGCCGAGCTGCGTGCTCGTGTACGGCCCCGGCCACTACCGCTTCACGGACTTCTTCCGGCTCGGCACGCCGCTGACGGCCGTGCTGCTCGCCCTGCTCGTGGTGCTGGTGCCCATGCGCTGGCCCTTCCAGGGCAAGGGCACCCCGGCGGCCGCCGTGCGCGCGACGGGCCCACGCGGGGTGGAGCCCGAGGCGCCGGGAGCCGCCCCCGCGGAGGGGAGTCCCGGGCTCAACCGCAGGTGA
- a CDS encoding tetratricopeptide repeat protein gives MRLVLLLWAALLLTPFAAHAKAPSAKELVKQAERLYDQKKYVEAAEALEKANEQAPDSRLVYNIARAYDQAGRAREAISYYEQYMTDGEDAQLRKRARSAVDRLRLQQQKEEEAAAAAEAERKRLQEEAEAAQRRVEAEREAARQAEATNQLRLEEAHQDALAARKRTQITSFALGGLAVAGVGVGIAFGVQAANARADFNNAQDLDTKLAARTATRSNALLADIGYGVGIVSAVAAVLLYPRQPVPVAGQARLISAPRGSGAGVEVSF, from the coding sequence ATGAGATTGGTCCTGCTTCTGTGGGCGGCCCTGCTGCTCACCCCCTTCGCGGCACACGCCAAGGCCCCCTCCGCCAAGGAGCTCGTGAAACAGGCGGAGCGGCTGTATGACCAGAAGAAGTACGTGGAGGCCGCCGAGGCGCTCGAGAAGGCCAACGAGCAGGCCCCGGACTCGCGGCTCGTCTACAACATCGCCCGCGCGTATGACCAGGCGGGCCGGGCACGCGAGGCCATCAGCTACTACGAGCAGTACATGACGGACGGCGAGGACGCGCAGCTGCGCAAGCGCGCGCGCTCGGCGGTGGATCGCTTGCGGCTGCAGCAGCAGAAGGAGGAGGAGGCCGCGGCGGCGGCGGAAGCCGAGCGCAAGCGCCTGCAGGAGGAGGCCGAGGCGGCCCAGCGGCGCGTGGAGGCGGAGCGCGAGGCGGCCCGACAGGCGGAAGCGACCAACCAACTGCGGCTCGAGGAGGCGCACCAGGACGCGCTCGCGGCGCGCAAGCGCACGCAGATCACCTCCTTCGCCCTGGGAGGACTGGCGGTGGCGGGTGTCGGCGTGGGCATCGCCTTCGGAGTGCAGGCGGCGAACGCCCGCGCGGACTTCAACAATGCCCAGGACCTGGACACCAAGCTCGCCGCGCGCACGGCCACCCGGAGCAACGCGCTGCTGGCGGACATCGGCTATGGGGTGGGCATCGTCAGCGCCGTGGCGGCCGTGCTGCTCTATCCCCGGCAGCCCGTGCCCGTGGCGGGGCAGGCCCGGTTGATCTCCGCGCCCCGGGGCTCGGGCGCGGGTGTGGAGGTGAGCTTCTGA
- a CDS encoding phosphoenolpyruvate carboxykinase (GTP), with product MASLQTPGIQGSAPTKNPELLAWVAKMAQMTQPDQIVWCDGSEEEKKQLTDLAVKQGILIPLNPQKRPGCYLHRSNPNDVARVEHLTFICTTNKEDAGPTNNWMEPESAYTKLSHLFTGSMKGRTMYVVPYVMGPLGSPFAKVGVELTDSVYVALNMRIMTRMGRPALETLGDSGEFNRGLHSTGDLNPDRRYICHFPQDNTIWSFGSGYGGNALLGKKCMALRIGSYLGQHEGWLAEHMLILGVTSPQGETTYVAAAFPSACGKTNFAMMIPPKEYAGWKIETVGDDIAWMRVGPDGRLWAINPEAGYFGVAPGTNTKSNPNAMASVARDTLFTNVALTADGDVWWEGMDGEVPEELTDWQGRPWKKGSTEKAAHPNSRFTAPMTNNPVLSPKANDPMGVPISAIIFGGRRSNTVPLVLQAFNWTHGVFLGATMGSETTAAATGKVGVVRRDPMAMLPFCGYHMGDYLQHWLNMQKAIAHPPKIFQVNWFRQDKNGKFIWPGFGENMRVLEWIVNRVHGRVPTEETLLGWVPRSDQGLNTRGLDLPRESLAEVTSIKPDEWKAELKNQESFFESLGLKAPEALTLQRKLLISRLES from the coding sequence ATGGCCTCGCTCCAAACCCCAGGGATCCAGGGCAGTGCTCCCACGAAGAACCCGGAGCTCCTGGCCTGGGTGGCGAAGATGGCGCAGATGACCCAGCCGGATCAGATCGTCTGGTGTGATGGGTCGGAGGAAGAGAAGAAGCAGCTGACGGACCTGGCGGTGAAGCAGGGCATCCTCATCCCGCTCAATCCGCAGAAGCGCCCCGGGTGCTACCTGCACCGCTCCAACCCCAACGACGTGGCGCGCGTGGAGCACCTCACCTTCATCTGCACCACGAACAAGGAAGACGCCGGGCCCACCAACAACTGGATGGAGCCCGAGTCGGCGTACACCAAGCTGTCCCACCTGTTCACCGGGAGCATGAAGGGCCGCACGATGTACGTGGTGCCCTACGTGATGGGCCCGCTGGGCAGCCCCTTCGCCAAGGTGGGCGTGGAGCTGACCGACAGCGTCTACGTGGCGCTCAACATGCGCATCATGACGCGCATGGGTCGCCCGGCGCTGGAGACGCTGGGCGACTCGGGCGAGTTCAACCGCGGCCTGCACAGCACCGGGGACCTGAACCCGGATCGCCGCTACATCTGCCACTTCCCCCAGGACAACACCATCTGGAGCTTTGGCAGCGGCTATGGCGGCAACGCGCTCTTGGGCAAGAAGTGCATGGCGCTGCGCATCGGCAGCTACCTGGGCCAGCACGAGGGCTGGCTCGCCGAGCACATGCTCATCCTCGGCGTCACCAGCCCCCAGGGAGAGACGACGTACGTGGCGGCCGCCTTCCCGTCCGCGTGCGGCAAGACGAACTTCGCCATGATGATTCCGCCCAAGGAGTACGCGGGCTGGAAGATCGAGACCGTGGGCGACGACATCGCGTGGATGCGCGTGGGACCGGATGGGCGCCTGTGGGCCATCAACCCCGAGGCCGGCTACTTCGGCGTGGCCCCTGGCACCAACACGAAGAGCAACCCCAACGCCATGGCCAGCGTGGCGCGCGACACCCTCTTCACCAACGTGGCCCTGACGGCCGATGGGGACGTGTGGTGGGAGGGCATGGACGGCGAGGTGCCCGAGGAGCTCACCGACTGGCAGGGCCGGCCCTGGAAGAAGGGCAGCACGGAGAAGGCGGCGCACCCCAACAGCCGCTTCACCGCGCCCATGACGAACAACCCCGTGCTCAGCCCCAAGGCGAACGACCCCATGGGCGTGCCCATCTCCGCCATCATCTTCGGCGGCCGCCGCTCCAACACCGTCCCGCTCGTGCTCCAGGCCTTCAACTGGACCCATGGCGTCTTCCTGGGCGCCACCATGGGCAGCGAGACCACCGCCGCCGCCACCGGCAAGGTGGGCGTGGTGCGCCGCGACCCCATGGCCATGCTGCCCTTCTGCGGCTACCACATGGGCGACTACCTCCAGCACTGGCTCAACATGCAGAAGGCCATCGCCCACCCGCCGAAGATCTTCCAGGTCAACTGGTTCCGCCAGGACAAGAACGGCAAGTTCATCTGGCCGGGCTTCGGCGAGAACATGCGCGTGCTCGAGTGGATCGTGAACCGCGTCCACGGCCGCGTGCCCACCGAGGAGACCCTGCTCGGCTGGGTGCCGCGCTCCGATCAGGGCCTCAACACCCGGGGATTGGATCTGCCCAGGGAGTCCCTCGCCGAGGTCACCTCCATCAAGCCGGACGAGTGGAAGGCGGAGCTCAAGAACCAGGAGTCCTTCTTCGAGTCCCTGGGACTCAAGGCCCCCGAGGCGTTGACGCTTCAGCGCAAGCTGCTCATCTCTCGTCTCGAGAGTTGA
- the gspG gene encoding type II secretion system major pseudopilin GspG — translation MKKGSRRHQARGMTLIEIMVVITILGLIMAAVGVSVLSQLDQARQRRARMDFHALRDALKVYYAKKGRFPDTAMGLRGLVDHHILEALPKDPWGNEYVYVNEGGKPRITSYGGDGVAGGEDKDADLCSCDPDPEAGTGS, via the coding sequence ATGAAGAAGGGATCGCGGCGTCACCAGGCACGCGGCATGACGCTCATCGAGATCATGGTGGTCATCACCATCCTGGGGCTCATCATGGCCGCGGTGGGGGTGTCCGTGCTTTCTCAGCTGGACCAGGCCAGGCAGCGCCGGGCGCGGATGGACTTCCACGCCCTGCGCGACGCTCTCAAGGTGTACTACGCCAAGAAAGGCCGTTTCCCAGACACGGCCATGGGCCTGCGCGGACTCGTGGACCACCACATCCTGGAAGCGCTGCCCAAGGATCCCTGGGGCAACGAGTACGTCTATGTGAATGAAGGGGGCAAGCCGCGCATCACCTCTTATGGAGGAGATGGGGTGGCGGGCGGAGAGGACAAGGACGCGGACCTGTGTTCGTGTGACCCGGACCCGGAAGCGGGGACGGGCTCCTGA